A stretch of DNA from Desulfosarcina ovata subsp. ovata:
GGCCGCCGATCTGGGCTACGACACGATCACGGTGCTCAACCCCTCACCGGATAGGGCCCACTTTCTCAAGGAAGCCAAGCTGATCATCATCAAGTTGGTGGTCGACCGCAACACCAAAAAACTTCTGGGCGCCCAGATTGTGGGGCCGGGTGACGTGGCCAAACGCATGGAGGTAGCCGTGAGCAATATCGCCTCCGGCGGCACCGTGATTGACATTGCCCAATACGACCTGGCCTATGCGCCACCCTTCTCACCGGCCATGGACAACATCATTACCGCGGCCAATATCGCCGAGAACAAGCTCAATGGATTTGGCAAGTCCTACACGCCCATGGAGGTCAAGGCCAAAATCGACAACAATGAGGATTTCATCTTTCTGGATGTACGCTCGCCCCAGGAATTCGAGGAGATGCGCATCGAAGACCCGCGGGTCAAGCTGATCCCCCTGGGAAAATTGCGCGAATCCTTGGATCAGCTTCCCAAAGAAAAGGAGATCGTGGCCTTTTGCAAAATCTCCCTGCGCGGGTATGAGGCGGAGCGGCTGCTTACCGGAACCGGTTATCCCAACGTGAGCTACATGGATGGCGGGGTGGTCTGCTGGCCGTTCGAGAAGTTTGTGGCCGGGTAACCTATAGTTAGATTGTCGTCCATCATTCATTGGAAACCACGGAACACACCGAACACACGGCAATTGGATTTTTGTGTGCTCGTGTGTTCCGTGGTTAGCCGCCCTTTAACCGGTGCCAAAGATACTGTCAGGTGAACAACCCTGATCGATTGCAGCCTTCCAGAAAGGCAAGTTTCAGAAAATTCGCTTCGGCAAAAGGCCGCGATTTGGCTTGGCGCGACAGTGTGGTCAGGAATTCCTCCGGCGTTCTGCCACCGTTTGCCCATTCGTCCTTTACCTGCTCGATCCAGTACTTGCCCTCATTATCACCGCAGCATTTGGCCTTGTAACGCTCTTCGATTCCATAAACATCCAGCCAGGTATCGATCTCCTCTCTGGCCATTTCAGGTCCTGTGGAGATGTTGACGTCGTCCGGTGTGATGTTCGTCCAGTCTTTGGTATTCAGCGCAATCTCAATATCGATGGTGGGTGGTGTTGTTTGATAGGGATAAAACGCTTTTCGTCGACCATTCTTGGTCAGCAAGGGGTCTTTGGCATCATACAAAGGGTCCTTGTTCAGTTTATAGGAGCTGTTGCATTCGTGGCAGGCAGGAGCCAAGTTGTGGAAATTGATTGAATTGAACGGATACTTCCCCTTGGGCAGGAAATGGTCATAGGCTTCCCGGCGGCTGTGATAAACGCCTTTGACATCATTGATGCCGCAGAAAGGACATTTGCCCTGCCGATTGACCGTGGTGAATTGCGTATGGTGATCATTCATCTCGCCGATGACATTCCTCAACACTTCCAATTCCAGCAAATCCTTTTTGTACAGACCTTTGAAGAAAGATGCCAATTCGTTTGCCAAAGGCGGGTTGAACGTATTCAGATCGTCATACCTGGCGATGGCCACAGTCGGATCGTTGCGGCACAAACCGGCAATGTCGTTGTTACCTCTGAACCATGCTTGAAGTTGGCCGACCTGCTCAGGCGAAAGGTCCGCAAACAGGCCATAGATCCGTTCAATATGGCCATTGAAAAAATCCGCACCTTTGGTATCGGAGTAGTGAAACGCCTCCATAACGTCCTTCAACTCGGGCGCTGCGTCGAATAAATCGAGGGAGAATGGGGGACCACCCGGCGCTTTGCACCACACTTCAAAAAAGATGAATTCGATGAATTCCTGCATTTTTTCCATGGGATGGGGCACATACGTATAAGCAAACAGCATTAATCGTCGCTTCCTTGCATGCTATCGAGAATAGTCTTGATGAGCAGCATCTTTTCCACGGAATCGCCCAACTGCAGCTCGATCTCATCGATCAAGGCGTTCTTTTCCGCATCGGTACCTGCCTCGTTCAACGCTTCAAAACGCTTTTTCAGCGCGCCCATTTTCTGTTGAGCAAAACCGCCGATGGTTTCACGCTTGCCGAAGGTTTTCATGGTGATTTTGTTGATGGACGCACCCAGGGTGTTGTAGTCGGGGCGATTGACGCTGACTATACCAGTGGACGTTTCCTTGTTTACCACGAGCACCTGCTCGGGAGTGCTGTCGGAAATCAGGAACGGAGTATGGGTGGTGACGAGTACTTCGCGTCGGACTTTGGGATTTGCCGTTTTAAAGCAATCTCGCAAGCGGGTGATGAACTTGGAGCGCCAGTCCGGATTGAAATGGGTCTCGGGTTCGTCCAATAGGAAAAGACTATGGGAGTTGCGGTACAACAGGCACAACCCCAGGCTATGCAGGAACTGATACTCGCCGTCGGACAAGGATTTGGCATAGATGGGTTCGGTCACACCGGCCTTTTTCAGGACCAGTTCTTCAAAACGAATCACCAATTCATCCGCCGGCAGAGTGGGAACGGTCTCGTTTACATAGAGGCTGTCGGAAAGATACAGTTCGTTCTTTAATGCATCATTGACCTCATACAGGTTCAGGGTCAGCAACATCTGCAGGGATTGAAAGAGATCCATGGCCGAGTCGAAATTGTTGGCAAAGGCGCCGCGGATAGCTTCGGTGACCAGATAGTCCAGGTAAAGGGTGTCGGTTTCCGCATCGAGATAGGAGCAGGTGGCGCACCGCTCCAACCGGTCTAATAGCGCGGTTTTGTCCCTTTCATCTGCAGGTTCGAATTTTTTCAGAATCGGGATTCGATAGATTTTACTACCATCTGCCCCTTCATCCACCTGGACAAACCCTTCAGGGTACTCATTGACTTGGGCCGCCGTGATTACGATGCTCTTTTTCAGGACGATGCGAAATTGCTCCAGACCCTCGACCCCCACCTCGTCCTTGAACTGCTGCAAGATATCCTGTGTTTCAAAAATCAGGTTGCTGACCAGGATGGCCTGATTAAAGGCGTTGTCCAGAAACGCGTGGCGCGCTTCGGGCTTTCCACCATATGAAAGATCTTCTTTCAAACTGTGCAGATACTCATCCAGTTGGATAAAGCGCAGCTTGAAAAAGGGCAGGCTCAGGATTTCATTCTCGCCCGAGGAATACCCCAGAACATAGTCCGGCAGGAAATCACGGGCATCCTGCCGGGTGAGTGGATTCGTTTCGCCGTGGTCGGGGTGGTTCAACCAGAACATTTCAGCGCTTTGACCGGGAGATTTGCTGATTTTAATATGGGCAACACTCTCGCTGCTACTGGTTCTCAAACGATCCGGCACCAAAATCAAATATTCCAACTCAAAGCTATTGGGACTGCGGATTTCCGCTTCCTCGGGCTCGGCAAGAGCTTCGTCGGAATCCTCATCGGCGTTGTTCGCTGCTAAAGCATCGGGAAGATAGGTGAGGTATTGGCACTCCATTTGGTAGAAGATGGCGGCCAGCACCTCCAGAATGTTGGATTTGCCGCAGCCGTTGGGGCCGGCCAGAACATAGGGCGCAAAGGGATCGGCACTATCCCGGTCCCACTCCCGCAGAAAGTGGAGTTCGAACCCGGCTTGCAGGCAACGAAACGGTTCGCCGATGTGTAGCCGCAGCAGTTTCATGACTTGGGGCGCAACTTTATTTGGTTTTCATGTTCATTGAAGGTTTGTTCGACTTCACCACGTTTTAGATGCTCAAACAGCCATACTTTGACCTGGTCGTAGTCCTCAATACCCAAAGGTGGGCTCTCTTCATTCATATAGTCCAGTATATTGAACTCGACTCTTGACCAGAAATCGCTAAAAGACGAAAACCGCTTCGGTTCGCTTGTGAAATAGTCTTCGAAGATTTGTCGCAGCAATCTTTTTCGTTCCTCCGGATCGGATATCGCCTCATGTTCCAAAGAAGTAAAAGAAGGTGTCCCTGCTTCCGATTCGTTTTCATCATAATCTATTTGCGGTTCAAATACTTTTTCCAACGGAATCCGGCTTAAATCCAGTTCACCTTTGAAAGCTTTTTGGCTTAGGGCAACGTAGAGGTTTTCCAACTCTCTGAGGTTTCGTAAGTATATGGATTTTAGATTCTCTACTTTCTTAACTATTTCAGCGAATTGGTTTTGGGCTTCTATCGGAGGGACGGGCAAGGATACACTCATTAATTTTTGTTTTGAGATGTTAGGCATAGATCCTGCGGCCCCGCCAGCCAAAGATTGGATAAGTCCGCGTTGTTTTGGATTTATCAATAGCCTCCATAAGGATATAGGATTTATTATATTTTTATCCTGTACAACAAGGCGAAAAATCAGATCTGACATCATTAAATGTGGTCTTGTGTTAAAAATGTAAGCACAGGCAGCGACTAACTGGTAAGTGTTTTTTCGTGAAAAAAGAAGATCGCCATTTTTCACTTCTTTTTCGGGTTTCGGGACGACACTTTGTGGAAGAGCTTTGTTTTCAATTTCAAGAAAATTGCATGCAGTGACAGCGCCTAACTTTAAAACACCCCACTCATCCTCTTCAGCTTGTCGATTCTCGCATTTTGGACTCCAGCCGCTTTCTATAGCAGATAACAGTTTTCTTAACGGTCTCTTTTTCCATCCTTTGCTATTTTGTACCGGATCACCAAACATTGCCAGAAAGGTGCTTTTCAGGAATTCATCCAGCAGGCGCAGGTTCTCTTTGCGTTTGGCAATCAGCGCATCGACGCGACTGAGCAGTGTGGCGATACGGATCTGGTCGTTTAAAGGTGGAAGAGGAATTTTAAATCTTTTTACATCAGCCTTCGAGAGTTCCTTAAACGTTGCTCCTTTGCCTTTTGCCTGTAATTGATCAATTCGATTTTTTAATGTGTAATAAAGAAAAACCACGTTTATGTCTTTTGACGGCACAAGGCTTTTAAATCCCTGGTTGGTACAAACTGGGATCTTATTGATTGCCAACAAGCCTATTGGAGCTCGAGAACTTAGCAAAAGAGATCCCGGTGGCAACATTTCAGTCGAACATGATTTATAACCTGCTGCCGTGATTTTTTCGACCGAGTCCTCAAGGAAAGCACTTTTCAAAGAACTGATTTCCTTTGGAGTAACCCAAGGGATGTCACCATTCCAATATTCCTTTTTTACCCTTCTCGGAGTCGCACCGGAAACCACCCTGCATATTTTACCAAGGGCAATGTTTTTCATCCTATCATTCCCTTCAACTCCAACAACTCCTTCACAATTCCACCTTTAACATCAGCAAGCACCTTCTCGTCATACTCCTTTCCCACCTCACTCATCAACAACTTATGCAGAATAACCGACGGTTTTTCATATACAATCTCTTCAAAGATTTCTTCCTTATACCGACTCAGGCTCAAGTCATATTTCTCATTAACGATCTCCTGCCGGGGCACCACAAAATATTTCCGGGTGCGGTCGGTATCCTTTTCTGAATCGCGGTCTTTGAACTTCTTATTGATCTCTTGTAAGTCGCCAAACCCGTCCAGTTTGTTACGTTTATCGTCCAGAGAGTACCCATCACTCTTCATGTCATAAAACCAGACATGTTCAGTCCCCGGCTCGCTGACCTTGTCTTCCTTGTCATAAATCTTGGTGAAGAGCAGGACAGCCGTGCTCACCCCGGCATAGGGTCTGAAAACACCGTTGGGCATAGTTATGACGGCTTTCAAATCGCAGCGGTCCACCAGGATTTTGCGTGCCGCCACGAATGCTTTAGATGATCCGAAGAGCACCCCCTGAGGCACGATGATGGCGGCGGTTCCACCTTTCTTGAGCAGGCGGTAGATGGTTTCGACAAAGAGCAGTTCGGTCTTGGTGGTTTTCAGGCTGAGGGATTCGTTGATGTCGCCCTTGTCGATGCTGCCGGTAAAGGGCGGGTTTGCCATGACAATGTCGTACTGGTTTGGCGCGTTGAAACCTTTGCTCAGGGTATCGCTGTAATCGACATGGGGGTCGTCGATGCCGTGCATCATCAGGTTCATCAGGCCCAGGCGAACCATGGTGCTATCGAAATCATAGCCCCACAGACTCTCGTTGAGAATGTGCTTGGCCTTTTCGGTGAGGCCGGCACTGACCGAGGTGCGCACGAATCCGTCCTCGTCGGCCTTGAGATTCTTGGCGCCTTTTTTTAGGGCCAACTGGGTAACGATATACTGAAAGGCTCCCAGCAGGAATCCGCCGGTACCGCAAGCCGGATCGCAAATCCGGTGGCCCAGTTGGGGCTGCACCAGTTCGGCCATGAGCTTGATGATATGGCGCGGGGTGCGGAACTGGCCGTTTTTGCCGGCCGTGGCAATTTCCGAGAGCAGATATTCGTACACGTCGCCCTGGATATCCTGAAATGCCTGGCCCTTGTTCTGGGAATCCTTTTCGATCTCCCCATAGATATCGCCGATGGCCTTCACCGCTTCGACCAGCAACGATGGCTTGCTGATCATGAAGACCGCGTTTTTCATGTGTTCGGTAAAGTGGGACCGCTGCCGTTGATATCCTTGAGAAACGGGAACACCTTGCTCAGAACATGCGGCAGCATCTCGTCGGCGGCCATGCGTTTGAATTCACTCCAGCGCAGGGTCTGGCGGTCGATTGCAAAAGGCTTTTCCCGTTCCGCTTTTTCTTTCTCCGCCTCGACCGGATCTTTTTTGTTGGAGGTAAAGCGATGTTCGGGCGGAACCCAGGTGCCGGCAAACTTGGAGGTGAAGGGGTCACCGGTGAAGTCGGCATCGGCCTATTGCTTCCGGTCCAGATCGTCCAACCGTTTCATAAATAGCAGATAGGTGATCTGCTCGATGGCGGTAAGGGGATTGGCAATGCCACCGGCCCAGAATTTGTTCCAGAGCTGGTCGATTTTTGATTTCAATGCAGGGTTATTTTGCAGCATCAGTCTTTCCTTTTGCGGTCAATCGATATTTTTGCAAGCGGCTATTGGGTTTGTCGGGGATGGTCATTTCGATGACCCCTGCCTCCATGGCACGGGCCAGGTATTCCTTGCTGAAGTGCGTGCGATCCTTTAGACTCAGTGCCTCCATAAGCTCCCCGCGTGTCATTTCCCCCTGAATGACCGCCAGCAGGCGTTCGACTTGCGGGGTGACTTGCGGGGTGACTTGCGGGGTGACTTGCGGGGTGACTTGCGGGGTGACTTGCGGGGAAGATTTCCCTGCGTAGGTCGGCCTGGGGAACTCCAGGGTAAACATGCTGTCAAAGCGGATTTTGACCGGCGGACAGTCGGCCTTTTCCAGGGCCGCGCGGATGCGCTCGATGCCAGTACCCATCTTTTCGATGTAGTCGCATCTCAACAGCAGCGCGGCAATGTTGGGGTTACGGCACACGCTACGGCGCCCGAAGTCCCTGGGCGGCAGTCCCTTGGGCAGGCCGCCGGGGTTGTAGATTTCAACCCGGTCATCGAAAATTTCTACCATGACATGGGCGCCCGCCTCGTTGTAGTCGCGATGGCACACGGCGTTGACCATGGCTTCGCGCAGAGCTACCTCAGGAAGCTCCAGGATCTCCTGGCGGCGGATGGAAGCGCTGGTGATCTCCCAGCGCAGTTGAAGGTGCTTTTTAAGGAAAATCAGGGCTTCTTCCACATTTTCAAGCAGATTGCCGGTAAGCTCCTTGCGGTCGAGGATATACGCCTTGCCGGTGCCTTTGAACAGCGCGCAGACCACACTTACATGGAACAGGCGCTGGGTGGGTTCCTTGGCGAAGAGAAGCACGCCGGTCTGGTTGAGGTAGAATTGGCCCTCTTTTTCATCACCGGCCCCTAAATTGAGCAGCAGATTGGCAATATCCTTCTTGGGGGAGATGCCGGCCAGTTTCAGGAAGTGCTCCAGGCGCTTTTGGTCGATCACCTTTTTCCAGTCCAGGTCAAGCCGGAGCTGCTGATCGAAGCGAACCCGGCCCTCGGCCTGGATAAAGGCTGTGATGTCCTGGGTGCTCATCTTCTGGGAGCCGGCGCCGTTGCGTAAATAGAACCCCTTGGTACAGCGGTGGGGCCGATTGGCGCCTTCGGGCACGTGAATGACCAGCAACTTGTGTTTGGTGAGTTTTTCAGCGCGAATGGCCACGGGCGGATCGCAGGCGGCAGCCATATCCTCGATCTGGGCCAGGGTTTTGTTGGACAGATCGGTGCCAATAACTTGATTGTTATCGTTGACGCCGATGAGGATGCGGCCGCCCGAGGCGTTGGCCAGAGCCACAAGTTCCTTGGGCAGGTCGGCATTGACGCTCTGCTTGAATTCCAGCGTATAGCCTTCGCCTTCTTCAAGGATGAGGGCCAGCTCTTTGTCGGTGGTTTTGCGGTACTTCATGCTGCCAATTGCTCCGTGAGCTGGAGGATCTCTTCAATTTCAGCGGGCCTGAACACACCGCGAATCCCTTCCGGATGAATAATGGTAAAAGGCGATTGGATGAGGTCGCGCTTTTCGACCTTTTCCCGTTCGATAATGAAGTCTTTGAGCAGTTTGAGGAATTCCAACTGGCGACTGTTGAGGTCGGTATGCTCGGTGAGAAACTGGTCGAAGGCACGGGCTACCGTGTCGGGAAAGCTGGCCAGGATTTCGAGCCCCAGAATGTGGCGGATGAACTGAATGAAGCGTGCTTTGCGGTTCCTGTATACCACCCGCAATAGTTTTTCGGTGATATGTGGATGTGTCTTATTCAACTGATCGGCCAATTGCTCGGCTTCTTTTTCAGAGATCGCATCACCGGCTATGATTTTTTGCAGGATGGGATTGCTGCGGGTAAGCGACAACACCAGAGCTTCGACCATTTCGCGATATCGGGTCACGCTGACAGCTTCGTTTTGCGGGCCGAATTCAACCATCTCTTTGTTGTGCAGCACATCGGTCAGATCCAGGTTGACCGTTTCCTGGCCGGGTCCCTGTTGTTCGCGGAATTTCATCAGGGGAGCCAGTCGTTCGGAGAGGTCGTCCAGGACCGCGTCCGTGCAGGACGTCCAGAAATGCTCCTGCTGCGCGCTTCGAATCAGCGCCGCCTGCCTCGCGACGATGTTAACCGAGAGCGGAAGCTCACCGATCTGCTCGATGAGCCCGGTTTTCAAAGTGTCGAATCTCGCTTTTTCAGCGCATAAAAGGGCTACGGAAATATCGAGCACATCCTTCTCAAGCCGCATGGCCTTGAAGTCAACCTGAGAGACGGTTCGAAAAAGCGGCTTGATTTGATCAAGCAAGAACTCGATCTTTTGGGGTGTGAGCCGTGCCCAGAAATTTTCGTCGGAAATCCGATCCAGCGCCGCTGCCGCCTCGATGATGACCACTGAGGATGCCGGCAGATCCTGAATCTGGCCGCGCAGGATCGCAATTTCCTTTTCAGCGATCGTCACTTGTTCCCGGGCCAGGGCTTTTTCGATTTTATCGATGCGCAGGCCAGCCAACCGGACGGGCAGCGGGAGCTGGGGCTTTAGCGTCTTGCCCTTGGGTTGGAGCTTGAAATATTCGAAGTTATCCCAGCAGTCGAGAATTAAAAAAACATCTTTTTCGATGCACCAGGGTTTGATTTTGGACGGTTCCAGCAAACGGGTACCGCGGCCGATCATCTGCCAGAATTTGGTGTAAGAATAGACGGGTTTTGCGAACACCAAATTGACCACCTCATGCACGTCGATGCCAGTATCCAGCATGTCCACACTGATGGCAATGCGCGGCATGTCAAGATGCATGAACTGGTCGAGCAGACCGCCTTTCCCGTAAACCCGAGGATCTTCCGATACGAGCACTTTGGCCAATTCACCGTGGTACTGTGGATAGAGGGCATCGAAAATCTCTTCCATTCGGCGCGCATGGGCCTTGGAGGTGCAGAAGAAAATGGTTTTGCCCGGCAGGACACCGTTGGGGTCCTTGATGCACTCTTCCATATATTCCTTGACGATCAGCGTGTTGGTGCCTTTGTTGACGACCTGCTTTTCAAGCTGGCTACCCTCGAAGTTGATCTCTTCGATATCCTTGCCTTCGAGGATGAGTTTTTTCTGGTCCTCCAGGCTGATGGTGCGCTTACTGATCCCCTCCTTTTGAAATTTGGTTTGGATCTTCATGACCTGAAAATCGCACAGGTAGGGTGGGGTGCTACCGACTGCTTCTTCATAGGTATAGGCAAAGGTCGGCAGGCCGTCTTCGCAGGCAAACAGCTTGAATGTGTTGTGGTCGATGACATCGGTGGGCGTGGCTGTCAGGCCGAGATTGATGGCTTTAAAGTAGTCGAGAATCTCGCTGTAGGTGTTGTAGATGGAGCGGTGACTTTCATCGATGATGACCAGATCGAAAAAATGGGGTGACATCCGGTTTGCCGGATCCCGAATGATGTTGAGCATGGTCGGATAGGTCGAAACGTAGATCCGCCGATCCTTGGCGATGATTTTTTCACCGACGTTGGGCCAGCGGGGTTCGTTGGGCAAATGCTCCTTGAATGCCGATAGTGCCTGTTCACGCAAGGCGATGCGATCGACCAGAAAAAGAACCCGCTCGATGTGCGCCGCCCGCATGAGCACATCCACCAGGGCAATGGCCGTGCGTGTTTTTCCCGTGCCCGTGGCCATGACCAACAGAAAATCGCGTTTTTTTGATTCGATGGATTCGAGAACGGCACGAATGGCACGGATCTGATAATCCCGTCCGGCGATATCCGTATTGATCAATTCGTCGGCCAGCGGTTTGCGGCGCTGACGGATGTAGTGCAAACGTTCCAGGTCGTCTAAGGTCGGAAAGCCGACTACTTTGCGTGGCGGATAGTTTTCCAGGTCCCAGAAATGAATCTCCAGGCCATTGGTGTAAAAACAGAAGGGCAGAGGACCGCCTTTATCCTTTCGGATATTGTAGCAATACTGTTTGGCCTGTTCACGGCCGAGGGCCGGGTCCTTGCTGGTCTTTTTGGCTTCGACGACGGCCAGCGGCTTGCGGTCCTTTCCCAGAAGAACGTAATCGCTGAACCGGTGGCCTCCATACGGCGTGGCGGCTTCGGCGACCTTGGCGGGATCCACCACGATATCATATTCCTGGATCACCTGAGATGGATCATCCACGTTCCATCCGG
This window harbors:
- a CDS encoding class I SAM-dependent DNA methyltransferase, coding for MISKPSLLVEAVKAIGDIYGEIEKDSQNKGQAFQDIQGDVYEYLLSEIATAGKNGQFRTPRHIIKLMAELVQPQLGHRICDPACGTGGFLLGAFQYIVTQLALKKGAKNLKADEDGFVRTSVSAGLTEKAKHILNESLWGYDFDSTMVRLGLMNLMMHGIDDPHVDYSDTLSKGFNAPNQYDIVMANPPFTGSIDKGDINESLSLKTTKTELLFVETIYRLLKKGGTAAIIVPQGVLFGSSKAFVAARKILVDRCDLKAVITMPNGVFRPYAGVSTAVLLFTKIYDKEDKVSEPGTEHVWFYDMKSDGYSLDDKRNKLDGFGDLQEINKKFKDRDSEKDTDRTRKYFVVPRQEIVNEKYDLSLSRYKEEIFEEIVYEKPSVILHKLLMSEVGKEYDEKVLADVKGGIVKELLELKGMIG
- a CDS encoding restriction endonuclease subunit S; this encodes MKNIALGKICRVVSGATPRRVKKEYWNGDIPWVTPKEISSLKSAFLEDSVEKITAAGYKSCSTEMLPPGSLLLSSRAPIGLLAINKIPVCTNQGFKSLVPSKDINVVFLYYTLKNRIDQLQAKGKGATFKELSKADVKRFKIPLPPLNDQIRIATLLSRVDALIAKRKENLRLLDEFLKSTFLAMFGDPVQNSKGWKKRPLRKLLSAIESGWSPKCENRQAEEDEWGVLKLGAVTACNFLEIENKALPQSVVPKPEKEVKNGDLLFSRKNTYQLVAACAYIFNTRPHLMMSDLIFRLVVQDKNIINPISLWRLLINPKQRGLIQSLAGGAAGSMPNISKQKLMSVSLPVPPIEAQNQFAEIVKKVENLKSIYLRNLRELENLYVALSQKAFKGELDLSRIPLEKVFEPQIDYDENESEAGTPSFTSLEHEAISDPEERKRLLRQIFEDYFTSEPKRFSSFSDFWSRVEFNILDYMNEESPPLGIEDYDQVKVWLFEHLKRGEVEQTFNEHENQIKLRPKS
- a CDS encoding type I restriction-modification system subunit M N-terminal domain-containing protein, with translation MLQNNPALKSKIDQLWNKFWAGGIANPLTAIEQITYLLFMKRLDDLDRKQ
- a CDS encoding DEAD/DEAH box helicase family protein, which codes for MKTEQQTRQELIDIALKDAGWNVDDPSQVIQEYDIVVDPAKVAEAATPYGGHRFSDYVLLGKDRKPLAVVEAKKTSKDPALGREQAKQYCYNIRKDKGGPLPFCFYTNGLEIHFWDLENYPPRKVVGFPTLDDLERLHYIRQRRKPLADELINTDIAGRDYQIRAIRAVLESIESKKRDFLLVMATGTGKTRTAIALVDVLMRAAHIERVLFLVDRIALREQALSAFKEHLPNEPRWPNVGEKIIAKDRRIYVSTYPTMLNIIRDPANRMSPHFFDLVIIDESHRSIYNTYSEILDYFKAINLGLTATPTDVIDHNTFKLFACEDGLPTFAYTYEEAVGSTPPYLCDFQVMKIQTKFQKEGISKRTISLEDQKKLILEGKDIEEINFEGSQLEKQVVNKGTNTLIVKEYMEECIKDPNGVLPGKTIFFCTSKAHARRMEEIFDALYPQYHGELAKVLVSEDPRVYGKGGLLDQFMHLDMPRIAISVDMLDTGIDVHEVVNLVFAKPVYSYTKFWQMIGRGTRLLEPSKIKPWCIEKDVFLILDCWDNFEYFKLQPKGKTLKPQLPLPVRLAGLRIDKIEKALAREQVTIAEKEIAILRGQIQDLPASSVVIIEAAAALDRISDENFWARLTPQKIEFLLDQIKPLFRTVSQVDFKAMRLEKDVLDISVALLCAEKARFDTLKTGLIEQIGELPLSVNIVARQAALIRSAQQEHFWTSCTDAVLDDLSERLAPLMKFREQQGPGQETVNLDLTDVLHNKEMVEFGPQNEAVSVTRYREMVEALVLSLTRSNPILQKIIAGDAISEKEAEQLADQLNKTHPHITEKLLRVVYRNRKARFIQFIRHILGLEILASFPDTVARAFDQFLTEHTDLNSRQLEFLKLLKDFIIEREKVEKRDLIQSPFTIIHPEGIRGVFRPAEIEEILQLTEQLAA
- a CDS encoding restriction system-associated AAA family ATPase, giving the protein MKLLRLHIGEPFRCLQAGFELHFLREWDRDSADPFAPYVLAGPNGCGKSNILEVLAAIFYQMECQYLTYLPDALAANNADEDSDEALAEPEEAEIRSPNSFELEYLILVPDRLRTSSSESVAHIKISKSPGQSAEMFWLNHPDHGETNPLTRQDARDFLPDYVLGYSSGENEILSLPFFKLRFIQLDEYLHSLKEDLSYGGKPEARHAFLDNAFNQAILVSNLIFETQDILQQFKDEVGVEGLEQFRIVLKKSIVITAAQVNEYPEGFVQVDEGADGSKIYRIPILKKFEPADERDKTALLDRLERCATCSYLDAETDTLYLDYLVTEAIRGAFANNFDSAMDLFQSLQMLLTLNLYEVNDALKNELYLSDSLYVNETVPTLPADELVIRFEELVLKKAGVTEPIYAKSLSDGEYQFLHSLGLCLLYRNSHSLFLLDEPETHFNPDWRSKFITRLRDCFKTANPKVRREVLVTTHTPFLISDSTPEQVLVVNKETSTGIVSVNRPDYNTLGASINKITMKTFGKRETIGGFAQQKMGALKKRFEALNEAGTDAEKNALIDEIELQLGDSVEKMLLIKTILDSMQGSDD
- a CDS encoding Fic family protein — its product is MKYRKTTDKELALILEEGEGYTLEFKQSVNADLPKELVALANASGGRILIGVNDNNQVIGTDLSNKTLAQIEDMAAACDPPVAIRAEKLTKHKLLVIHVPEGANRPHRCTKGFYLRNGAGSQKMSTQDITAFIQAEGRVRFDQQLRLDLDWKKVIDQKRLEHFLKLAGISPKKDIANLLLNLGAGDEKEGQFYLNQTGVLLFAKEPTQRLFHVSVVCALFKGTGKAYILDRKELTGNLLENVEEALIFLKKHLQLRWEITSASIRRQEILELPEVALREAMVNAVCHRDYNEAGAHVMVEIFDDRVEIYNPGGLPKGLPPRDFGRRSVCRNPNIAALLLRCDYIEKMGTGIERIRAALEKADCPPVKIRFDSMFTLEFPRPTYAGKSSPQVTPQVTPQVTPQVTPQVTPQVERLLAVIQGEMTRGELMEALSLKDRTHFSKEYLARAMEAGVIEMTIPDKPNSRLQKYRLTAKGKTDAAK
- a CDS encoding HNH endonuclease produces the protein MLFAYTYVPHPMEKMQEFIEFIFFEVWCKAPGGPPFSLDLFDAAPELKDVMEAFHYSDTKGADFFNGHIERIYGLFADLSPEQVGQLQAWFRGNNDIAGLCRNDPTVAIARYDDLNTFNPPLANELASFFKGLYKKDLLELEVLRNVIGEMNDHHTQFTTVNRQGKCPFCGINDVKGVYHSRREAYDHFLPKGKYPFNSINFHNLAPACHECNSSYKLNKDPLYDAKDPLLTKNGRRKAFYPYQTTPPTIDIEIALNTKDWTNITPDDVNISTGPEMAREEIDTWLDVYGIEERYKAKCCGDNEGKYWIEQVKDEWANGGRTPEEFLTTLSRQAKSRPFAEANFLKLAFLEGCNRSGLFT